A window of Struthio camelus isolate bStrCam1 chromosome 15, bStrCam1.hap1, whole genome shotgun sequence contains these coding sequences:
- the RPS15A gene encoding small ribosomal subunit protein uS8, protein MVRMNVLADALKSINNAEKRGKRQVLIRPCSKVIVRFLTVMMKHGYIGEFEIIDDHRAGKIVVNLTGRLNKCGVISPRFDVQLKDLEKWQNNLLPSRQFGYIVLTTSAGIMDHEEARRKHTGGKILGFFF, encoded by the exons GCGCATGAACGTTCTGGCCGATGCTCTAAAAAGCATCAATAATGCAGAGAAACGTGGAAAACGCCAAGTTCTCATTAGGCCGTGCTCCAAAGTAATTGTCCGGTTTTTAACTGTGATGATGAAGCATG GTTACATTGGTGAATTTGAGATAATTGATGATCACAGAGCTGGGAAGATTGTTGTCAATCTCACAGGCAGACTCAACAAG TGTGGTGTAATCAGTCCCAGATTTGATGTTCAGCTGAAGGATTTGGAAAAGTGGCAGAACAACCTACTGCCTTCACGTCAGTTTGG gtACATAGTACTGACAACCTCAGCTGGCATCATGGACCACGAGGAGGCTAGGCGAAAACACACAGGAGGCAAAATCCTGGGATTCTTTTTCTAA